The Bacteroides acidifaciens genome includes a region encoding these proteins:
- a CDS encoding ATP-binding protein: protein MSLIKKSNELVIPTTVKMMIYGQAGMGKSTVALSAPKPLLLDFDNGVKRMNMAHLENIDTVQVTSWSDVQQVLQEDLSAYQTIVVDTIGKMMDFIITYKCGSRQPSIRDWSGINAEFSWMTRTLSSLNKHIIFVAHRDTRKEGDDTVFIPALREKSYNSIVTELDLLGYLEMKSERGVQRRTITFDPTSRNDGKNTCNLPSVMEVPTILDKNGNPTAKNDFIASKIINSYLGMLAAKKEAQEKYDKVMKEIKEQVELVTDAESINDLLSRLGEFQHIGSSMVAAKVLINNKAKALGLVPNKETKTYEKPAA from the coding sequence ATGAGTCTTATCAAAAAAAGTAATGAATTAGTAATCCCTACCACAGTAAAGATGATGATTTACGGTCAAGCCGGTATGGGAAAGAGTACGGTAGCACTGAGTGCTCCGAAACCTTTGTTATTGGATTTCGATAACGGGGTGAAACGTATGAATATGGCACATTTGGAAAACATAGACACAGTACAGGTCACTTCTTGGAGTGATGTTCAACAGGTCTTGCAGGAGGATTTGTCAGCTTATCAGACAATCGTAGTTGATACCATCGGTAAAATGATGGACTTTATCATTACTTATAAATGTGGCAGCCGCCAACCGTCTATCAGAGATTGGAGTGGTATCAATGCCGAATTTTCTTGGATGACAAGAACGCTCTCAAGCCTGAACAAGCATATTATTTTCGTTGCCCACCGTGATACAAGAAAAGAAGGTGATGATACAGTGTTCATTCCTGCCTTACGTGAAAAATCCTACAACTCCATCGTTACCGAATTAGATTTGCTTGGTTATCTTGAAATGAAAAGCGAAAGAGGCGTTCAAAGACGTACTATCACTTTCGACCCAACTTCTAGAAATGACGGTAAGAATACCTGTAATCTTCCTTCCGTAATGGAAGTGCCGACTATCCTTGACAAGAACGGTAATCCAACTGCCAAGAACGACTTTATTGCCTCGAAGATTATCAACTCTTACCTTGGGATGCTTGCCGCCAAAAAAGAAGCACAGGAGAAATACGATAAGGTGATGAAGGAAATCAAAGAGCAGGTTGAGCTGGTGACAGACGCAGAATCCATCAATGACTTGTTATCAAGGCTTGGTGAATTTCAACATATAGGTAGTTCGATGGTTGCGGCAAAAGTGCTTATTAATAATAAAGCAAAAGCATTAGGGCTTGTTCCCAATAAAGAGACAAAGACTTATGAAAAACCAGCAGCTTAA
- a CDS encoding recombination protein NinG: MPYYIKRTKAKKKDKPLPLFDKAGVTVKKKPDLKAKLDKEFSLFIRLRDCMPNGYFRCISCGQIKPFEQADCGHYFSRTHLATRFDENNCHAECRACNRFRADHLEGYRENLIAKIGQQHFDLLKVKAASNTKMSDFDYEQLIKYYKALNKKLRKEKGL, translated from the coding sequence ATGCCATACTACATAAAACGAACAAAGGCTAAGAAGAAAGACAAGCCTTTACCCTTGTTTGATAAAGCAGGGGTGACAGTAAAGAAGAAGCCGGATTTGAAAGCTAAGCTCGACAAAGAGTTTTCCCTTTTCATCCGGCTTCGTGATTGTATGCCTAACGGTTATTTTCGCTGTATCTCTTGTGGGCAGATAAAACCGTTTGAACAAGCTGATTGCGGTCACTATTTCAGTCGCACGCATTTGGCTACCCGATTTGATGAGAACAATTGCCATGCCGAATGCCGTGCGTGCAACCGTTTCCGTGCCGACCACCTTGAAGGCTACCGTGAGAATTTGATAGCCAAAATCGGACAACAGCATTTTGACTTGCTAAAAGTGAAAGCTGCATCAAATACTAAGATGTCAGATTTTGATTATGAACAGCTAATCAAATATTACAAAGCACTTAATAAGAAGTTACGAAAGGAGAAAGGGCTATGA
- a CDS encoding DUF3127 domain-containing protein: MANQITGRIIEIGQTVQIASKNGGSSFTKREFILDATTYDPYTGERSEYENVIPLEFSGDKCTELDRFNQGDVVTVSFVLQGRSWTTQDGELKRMASIRCYKIEGRSGVSQSPQSAPVQQLAPQPTYHQPQDFPPPVDANGNAKDDLPF, from the coding sequence ATGGCAAATCAAATAACCGGACGGATAATCGAAATTGGGCAAACCGTTCAAATAGCATCCAAAAACGGTGGTTCCTCATTTACAAAACGGGAATTTATTTTAGATGCTACCACTTACGACCCTTATACGGGAGAGCGTAGCGAGTATGAGAATGTTATTCCCTTAGAGTTTTCGGGTGACAAGTGTACAGAACTTGACCGCTTTAATCAGGGTGATGTCGTTACTGTATCATTTGTCTTACAGGGACGTTCTTGGACGACTCAGGATGGAGAGCTTAAACGCATGGCATCTATTCGGTGCTACAAAATAGAAGGACGTAGCGGTGTATCACAATCCCCACAGAGTGCACCAGTGCAACAACTAGCACCACAGCCGACTTATCATCAGCCGCAGGATTTTCCGCCTCCGGTTGATGCAAATGGTAATGCAAAGGACGATTTGCCTTTTTAG
- a CDS encoding NUMOD4 domain-containing protein: MKEKEMPWHNLLLDDLPGEIWVDAFGFDGVYEVSNMGRIKSLARWVSNGKSERKVKECIRKQSLSKDGRLTCPFRIDNKKYSINIPELIYKSFYNDISIGKNECIMHKNKLASDNRLSNLRLVSITESHKLNYKKGLLSHLNVNNEKKHKEHLAIKNKKCKVCGLIKNVSDFEHNRCICLSCRKKYRHDKYMENKNR; this comes from the coding sequence ATGAAAGAAAAGGAAATGCCTTGGCATAATTTGTTGTTAGATGATTTGCCCGGTGAAATTTGGGTTGATGCCTTTGGATTTGATGGTGTATATGAAGTCTCCAATATGGGAAGAATAAAGAGCCTTGCAAGATGGGTTTCTAATGGGAAATCAGAAAGAAAAGTCAAAGAATGTATTAGAAAACAATCTTTATCGAAAGATGGAAGGTTAACTTGCCCGTTTCGTATTGATAACAAAAAGTATTCTATAAATATTCCAGAGCTAATATATAAATCTTTTTATAATGATATTTCAATAGGTAAGAATGAATGTATTATGCACAAAAACAAATTAGCCTCTGATAATCGGTTGTCTAATTTACGCTTAGTATCTATTACTGAATCTCACAAACTTAATTACAAAAAGGGGTTGCTTTCTCATTTGAATGTGAATAATGAGAAGAAGCATAAAGAACATTTGGCTATAAAAAACAAGAAATGCAAAGTCTGTGGCTTAATTAAAAATGTTTCTGATTTTGAACATAATAGATGTATTTGTCTATCTTGTAGAAAGAAATATAGACATGATAAATACATGGAAAATAAAAATAGATAG
- a CDS encoding DNA-binding response regulator, translating into MKRVLTELTPECEVTAQMFISGMEKEEIAEAKCRAFSTINNQLQKAFQILNVKNGRQLCKKFYERLSGVEYTFDFSPAIRSAFASFYVFSDYRSTTNRTI; encoded by the coding sequence ATGAAAAGAGTACTAACCGAACTGACACCTGAGTGTGAAGTAACAGCACAGATGTTTATTTCCGGTATGGAAAAGGAAGAGATTGCAGAAGCCAAATGCAGGGCATTCAGTACAATAAACAACCAACTGCAGAAAGCTTTTCAAATCCTTAATGTAAAAAATGGCAGGCAGCTATGCAAAAAGTTTTATGAACGTTTATCAGGTGTTGAATATACGTTTGATTTTTCACCGGCTATACGTTCTGCTTTTGCTTCCTTCTATGTGTTTTCGGATTATCGCTCTACCACGAACAGAACGATATGA
- a CDS encoding RNA polymerase subunit sigma → MIETRKTEIRYVTSDPKKMLNMYLAKRVLKTWEESFIDEDTGETVNIERNEVLFDRGSLIDQDLLAKIRFSMEADGIKEVEVSSQKRLAFENENKFLYPYLAQAQIGDKKYKFLLYATGLENVCLILRDYIELNYQSGFTLTMAKEFDSCVILTDNLKERKVDDASLAYLKNEITMAEYVDKMDDETEDSDEESKPDEKKFYQIETKITFDEEQRTQIFVVNTFNVDRAMMLITHYLKNKEEECEKQAKEKGHEFNKREIHAAIESAKPIPVGRFIPKEFSMAYME, encoded by the coding sequence ATGATAGAAACAAGAAAAACAGAAATCCGATACGTGACATCCGACCCAAAGAAAATGCTCAACATGTACCTTGCAAAGCGTGTTCTCAAAACATGGGAGGAATCTTTCATAGATGAAGATACCGGTGAAACGGTAAACATTGAACGTAATGAAGTCCTTTTTGATCGTGGTTCTCTGATAGACCAAGACCTATTGGCAAAAATTCGTTTCAGTATGGAAGCGGATGGCATCAAAGAAGTGGAAGTCAGTAGTCAAAAACGTTTAGCTTTTGAGAACGAAAACAAATTCTTATATCCCTATCTTGCACAAGCACAGATAGGTGATAAGAAGTACAAATTCCTGCTTTATGCTACCGGCCTGGAGAATGTCTGCCTTATTTTGAGAGACTACATTGAACTTAATTATCAATCGGGATTCACCTTAACGATGGCAAAGGAGTTTGATTCGTGCGTGATTCTTACTGATAACTTGAAAGAACGCAAGGTTGATGATGCTTCGCTTGCTTATCTCAAAAATGAAATCACTATGGCAGAATATGTTGACAAGATGGACGATGAGACGGAAGATAGCGACGAAGAATCTAAACCGGATGAAAAGAAGTTCTATCAGATTGAAACGAAAATCACATTTGACGAAGAGCAACGTACTCAAATATTCGTAGTGAATACTTTTAATGTTGACAGGGCGATGATGCTTATTACCCACTACCTCAAAAATAAAGAGGAAGAATGTGAGAAGCAAGCCAAAGAAAAGGGACATGAGTTCAACAAAAGAGAAATCCATGCGGCCATTGAATCTGCCAAACCAATACCAGTAGGGCGGTTTATTCCGAAAGAGTTTTCAATGGCTTATATGGAATAA
- a CDS encoding DEAD/DEAH box helicase → MSYVLRDYQQKASDAAVSFFNNKAKKTNAIMVLPTGSGKSLIIADIAARLDGHTLVFQPSKEILERNFKKLCSYGILDCSIYSASFNSKEISRITFATIGSVKNHPELFIHFKNIIVDECHLVNPKEGMYKDFFDAVKCKVLGLTATPYRLSSSRDFGSMLKFITRTKPHVFSEVIYHVQVSTLLDMGYLAKLNYYPMNPSGWNELNLKVNTTGADYTDKSVQREYERIDFYSYLVHIVQRLMNPKAGGKRKGILVFTRFLKEAERLTMSIPGCAIVSGDTPKATREMILNKFKSGEIPVVANVGVLTTGFDYPELDTVVMARPTMSLAMWYQIVGRAIRPHPSKEYGWIVDLCGNIKRFGEVSDLRLFDSGNGKWVVCSKGRQLTNVRF, encoded by the coding sequence ATGAGTTATGTGTTACGAGATTATCAACAGAAAGCCTCTGATGCTGCCGTTTCTTTCTTTAACAATAAGGCAAAGAAAACAAATGCCATTATGGTGTTACCAACCGGAAGCGGAAAGAGCCTTATCATAGCGGATATAGCCGCAAGACTTGATGGACATACTTTAGTGTTCCAGCCTTCAAAAGAGATTTTGGAGCGAAATTTTAAAAAGCTCTGCTCGTATGGTATTCTTGACTGTAGCATTTATTCGGCTTCTTTCAACTCAAAGGAAATAAGCCGGATAACATTCGCAACAATCGGATCGGTAAAGAATCATCCCGAACTGTTCATCCACTTCAAGAACATCATCGTGGATGAATGTCACCTTGTGAACCCCAAAGAGGGAATGTACAAGGATTTCTTTGATGCGGTGAAATGCAAGGTACTGGGACTGACAGCTACGCCTTATCGGCTATCATCCAGTCGTGATTTCGGTTCTATGCTGAAATTCATCACCCGGACAAAACCGCATGTCTTTTCAGAGGTCATTTACCATGTACAGGTATCAACCCTATTAGATATGGGCTACTTGGCGAAGCTAAACTATTATCCAATGAATCCTTCAGGATGGAATGAACTTAACCTGAAAGTAAATACCACCGGTGCCGACTATACCGATAAATCAGTTCAACGAGAATATGAACGGATAGACTTCTACAGTTATCTCGTTCATATCGTCCAAAGGCTGATGAACCCCAAAGCAGGTGGTAAGAGAAAAGGCATTTTAGTATTTACTCGGTTTTTGAAAGAAGCCGAACGGCTTACGATGTCAATACCAGGATGTGCAATTGTTTCGGGTGACACTCCAAAGGCTACCCGTGAAATGATACTTAATAAATTCAAATCAGGCGAAATTCCGGTAGTTGCTAATGTTGGAGTACTTACTACGGGGTTTGACTATCCAGAACTCGATACAGTCGTTATGGCACGTCCTACGATGTCTCTTGCTATGTGGTATCAGATAGTCGGTCGAGCAATTCGCCCCCACCCTTCTAAAGAATATGGCTGGATCGTGGATTTATGTGGGAACATCAAACGTTTTGGCGAAGTCTCTGATTTACGGTTGTTTGATAGCGGTAATGGTAAATGGGTAGTTTGCTCTAAAGGAAGACAATTAACAAACGTGAGATTCTAA
- a CDS encoding HNH endonuclease — MKNQQLNYCIYATLLDAYWGYLNSDVIWEKYWGWSENPPHTPEEFHELQFQELIDRINRKPFDSEAADKGTAFNELVDALIENRKPNGMDVERNTENTCYTVVYNNRTFVFPISLCREFAGYFKGALTQQRVEAILPTAYGNALVYGVIDELMPTSVHDIKTTGSYTVGKFKDHHQHLVYPYALMQNGSDVRTFEYNIVEFNKGGYVVDTYTETYVFNPERDIPILTNHCEEFIRFLEENRSLITDKKIFGGEN; from the coding sequence ATGAAAAACCAGCAGCTTAATTACTGTATATATGCAACATTATTGGATGCCTATTGGGGATATCTGAATAGTGATGTAATTTGGGAAAAGTATTGGGGATGGAGCGAAAATCCTCCCCATACTCCCGAAGAATTTCACGAATTGCAGTTTCAAGAACTGATAGACCGTATCAATCGAAAGCCTTTTGATAGTGAAGCGGCTGACAAGGGCACAGCCTTTAATGAATTGGTAGATGCTCTAATCGAAAATCGAAAACCAAACGGGATGGATGTAGAAAGGAATACAGAAAATACTTGTTATACAGTTGTTTATAACAACCGTACATTTGTTTTCCCTATTTCTCTTTGCCGTGAGTTTGCCGGTTACTTCAAAGGCGCATTGACCCAACAGCGTGTAGAAGCCATTCTGCCCACCGCATACGGAAATGCTTTGGTTTATGGAGTAATTGATGAATTGATGCCTACCAGTGTTCATGACATCAAGACAACTGGCAGTTATACTGTAGGAAAGTTCAAAGACCATCACCAACATCTGGTTTATCCATACGCTCTTATGCAGAATGGATCGGATGTACGGACGTTTGAATACAACATCGTAGAGTTCAACAAGGGCGGTTATGTGGTAGATACTTATACAGAGACATACGTTTTCAACCCCGAACGTGATATTCCTATTCTCACTAATCATTGTGAAGAGTTTATCAGATTCTTGGAAGAGAACAGAAGTTTAATCACTGATAAAAAGATATTTGGAGGAGAAAATTAA